A portion of the Cryptomeria japonica chromosome 5, Sugi_1.0, whole genome shotgun sequence genome contains these proteins:
- the LOC131875696 gene encoding uncharacterized protein LOC131875696: MVDKLGLTKSAHPFPYHVSWLTKGQQTLVTNQTMFEFSLGDFKDKVLCDIVEMDACHLLQGRPWQYDMDATYSCRKNTYTIVKDGVTYTMKPLPDTKAEKEPTVIVIGEKEMVKTLKESQEESFVLVVKPKDKDESDPIVPIPNVVKGLLDKYKEVNTSELPYTLPPLRDVCHQIDLILGALLPNKAPYKMTPNQNAKISRQVHEMLALVPYQ; encoded by the coding sequence ATGGTAGATAAACTTGGACTAACTAAatctgctcatccatttccttaTCATGTTTCTTGGCTTACTAAGGGGCAGCAAACCCTTGTGACTAATCAAACCATGTTTGAGTTCTCTTTAGGTGATTTTAAGGacaaagttttatgtgatattgtagagatggatgcttgccatcttctaCAAgggaggccatggcaatatgacatggaTGCCACTTATAGTTGTAGGAAGAACACCTACACCATTGTAAAAGATGGAGTCACCTATACCATGAAACCATTGCCTGACACTAAGGCAGAGAAAGAACCCACAGTCATAGTAATTGGTGAGAAAGAGATGGTAAAAACATTGAAAGAGTCTCAAGAAGAGAGTTTTGTTTTGGTTGTGAAACCCAAGGACAAAGATGAATCTGATCCTATAGTACCTATTCCTAATGTTGTGAAAGGTTTGCTTGACAAGTACAAGGAAGTCAACACAAGTGAGTTGCCCTATACCCTCCCACCCTTGAGAGATGTTtgccatcaaattgatttgattctTGGTGCATTATTGCCCAACAAGGCACCATACAAGATGACACCCAATCAGAATGCTAAGATCTCAAGACAAGTTCATGAGATGTTAGCCCTTGTGccgtaccaatag